Proteins from a single region of Pseudomonas quebecensis:
- the pabC gene encoding aminodeoxychorismate lyase: protein MHSWVDGQPADAVPLKDRGLAYGDGLFETIAVKAGQPVLLDRHLQRLHEGCRRLAFAVDHVLVRGEVQAYAAALGDGVLKLILTRGDSLRGYGINPGAPVRRVIQGSPPASYPQAHGTVGIRLFSCATRLAEQPLLAGLKHLNRLEQVIARAEWQDAEHAEGLMRDTSGRVIEGVFSNLFIVSNGLLLTADLKRCGVAGVMRAEILAQAQVLGVPVAVADISLEQLRQADEVFTCNSIYGIWPVRECAAMSWSVGPLTRKLQGIVRALLDI, encoded by the coding sequence ATGCACAGCTGGGTCGACGGTCAGCCAGCGGACGCCGTGCCCCTGAAAGACCGCGGCCTGGCATACGGCGATGGTCTGTTCGAGACCATTGCCGTCAAGGCCGGGCAGCCTGTGCTGCTCGACCGGCATCTGCAGCGCCTGCACGAGGGCTGCAGGCGCCTCGCCTTTGCGGTCGATCACGTGCTCGTACGCGGTGAGGTGCAGGCCTATGCCGCCGCCCTCGGCGACGGTGTTCTCAAGTTGATCCTTACTCGGGGCGACAGCCTGCGTGGTTATGGCATCAACCCCGGCGCCCCCGTGCGTCGAGTGATTCAGGGCAGCCCGCCCGCATCCTATCCGCAGGCCCATGGAACCGTCGGTATCCGTCTGTTTTCATGCGCCACTCGCCTCGCCGAGCAACCGCTGCTGGCCGGTCTCAAGCACCTCAACCGCCTGGAGCAGGTGATTGCCCGCGCCGAATGGCAGGACGCCGAGCACGCCGAAGGCTTGATGCGGGATACGTCCGGGCGTGTCATCGAAGGCGTGTTCAGCAATTTATTCATTGTAAGCAACGGCTTGTTACTAACCGCCGATCTGAAGCGTTGTGGGGTTGCCGGCGTCATGCGCGCCGAGATTCTGGCCCAGGCTCAAGTGCTGGGCGTCCCGGTGGCCGTGGCCGACATCAGCCTGGAGCAGTTGCGTCAGGCTGACGAAGTCTTCACCTGCAACAGCATTTATGGCATTTGGCCGGTGCGTGAGTGCGCTGCGATGAGCTGGTCGGTTGGCCCGCTCACC